Proteins from a genomic interval of Marmota flaviventris isolate mMarFla1 chromosome 8, mMarFla1.hap1, whole genome shotgun sequence:
- the LOC139706676 gene encoding proline-rich protein 23B-like, translated as MVGIRPRSPSACPAPWGGPQPEGPGPAKRRRLDDPADPAEPPAAPNVQNSAAAANATALPSVVVLAAGCSLQVPMDDGDLVLQPAPTSVLQVNLQGHNLILIPEGLLGARDQRPGGQGDCPEDPELGAVLRPLGENMVVEQGFFCEFIPDIVRKIEAFEEQWMDPPAGQQGPIPYLPAWAPTPSPVRRSSNPAYDVDFHLMRPFPTSPLQPLPPSPSSSPQARPQRSPGPRSKACRRLF; from the coding sequence ATGGTGGGCATTCGTCCACGCAGCCCCAGCGCCTGCCCTGCGCCCTGGGGGGGACCACAGCCTGAAGGACCTGGCCCTGCCAAGCGCCGCCGACTAGACGACCCTGCAGACCCCGCAGAGCCCCCGGCGGCACCCAACGTGCAAAACTCTGCAGCAGCAGCCAACGCCACCGCGCTCCCCTCCGTGGTGGTTCTGGCCGCGGGCTGCTCCTTACAGGTACCCATGGACGATGGCGACCTGGTGCTACAACCTGCGCCAACCTCGGTCCTGCAAGTCAATCTCCAAGGACACAACCTCATTCTGATCCCTGAGGGCCTCTTGGGAGCCAGGGACCAACgcccaggaggccagggagaCTGTCCTGAAGACCCGGAACTGGGCGCCGTCCTGAGACCCCTCGGTGAGAACATGGTCGTCGAGCAGGGATTCTTCTGCGAATTTATCCCAGATATCGTCAGAAAAATAGAGGCCTTCGAGGAGCAATGGATGGACCCTCCAGCCGGCCAGCAGGGGCCCATCCCATATCTCCCTGCTTGGGCCCCCACCCCTAGTCCAGTGAGGCGCTCTTCTAATCCCGCCTACGACGTGGATTTCCACCTTATGAGGCCCTTCCCCACCTCACCGCTGCAACCTCTACCTCCCTCTCCAAGTTCAAGTCCCCAGGCGCGTCCACAGCGCTCTCCAGGCCCTAGGAGCAAAGCCTGCAGACGTCTGTTCTAG